In a genomic window of Aggregatimonas sangjinii:
- a CDS encoding carboxypeptidase-like regulatory domain-containing protein: protein MKFLIKKYTLLLILISYAGHAQNIAIKGQIYNTDKAAIINASIVIYVDGLIDGYVYSNDLGYYKIKSKSLKKNDTLKLVVNSLGYKSVTKIISSQEVKEIVQDFILEEKVEELNEVVLEAWEKMKVSGDTVTFRADTYMNGSEQVVEDLLKNLPGIEVLKDGNIKVNGKSIDKLLIEGDDLFDEKYKLLSKNLDAKNISEVQILSNFEDNPVLKSFQESDKVAINLTLNEDKKNVWFGNASIGVGSDERYSGSINVGLLKKKIKFFNLTNFNNTRNLAVSQVKNSGGLNILDSEAEKKFEKESNTIVDINNVVDPNFSDNEDVFNNSFLNSLALVTNLSERTKLRSLNYYVLDKISKQNTNIVQYFATPETVEFSEEKKITTKDIFLATELEIKHFSKDNTYFKYDFSFENNPTITNGNVLTNNNMIFQVQDDEKYNFFNHLNITKSLKENKLLSVYAYYGVNHTTQNYTVQPNVFNEQLGGNPPRLTRIKQNTNSPLRYTGLSAEIISKYKRSELGFELSGGLENDEIKSSFILDNQLPVDSLSNNTNFRTATLSVSGSYTYYFSQKLKLKSSVNIAQNYLTLNDDKSQLFFFNPQIGLAYKKDEIGSFGLNYRITNNQPPIQYLNENFILKNYRTFTKGLSDIIPTKNQSLNLRYTYKSFEKLFLINSFFSYSFSNVNYGFESIVDKTSSFNTYKILEGGDMFNSNLGINSYLKSLPLSFRLNIFQSWSTNFVDVNNSLGIVKNYNSNYRLQGTTYLNIPLNFKFHLQFNYSTGEFDNQKTSNDYIEASLNPILELSDKWVIEIRNDFYSINNNNFLFTNAEINFNPIKSKWSYQLIGSNLSNIQEFSNVYISEFQSSKSSFRIVPRYFILNAKYRF from the coding sequence TTGAAGTTTTTGATTAAAAAATATACACTATTACTAATATTAATCAGCTATGCAGGCCACGCTCAAAATATAGCGATAAAGGGGCAGATATATAATACGGACAAAGCAGCTATTATTAATGCTAGTATTGTTATTTATGTAGATGGTTTGATTGATGGATACGTATATTCTAATGATTTAGGGTACTACAAGATAAAATCAAAAAGCTTGAAGAAAAATGACACCTTAAAACTAGTAGTAAATAGCTTGGGCTATAAAAGTGTTACAAAGATAATTAGTTCTCAAGAAGTAAAAGAAATAGTTCAGGATTTTATATTAGAAGAAAAGGTTGAAGAACTGAATGAAGTTGTTTTAGAAGCTTGGGAAAAAATGAAGGTTAGCGGAGATACCGTTACTTTTAGGGCAGATACATATATGAACGGGTCCGAACAAGTAGTTGAAGACTTGTTGAAAAATCTTCCTGGTATTGAAGTCCTAAAGGATGGAAATATAAAAGTCAATGGTAAATCAATCGACAAATTGTTGATTGAGGGAGATGATCTTTTTGATGAAAAGTATAAATTGCTTTCCAAAAATTTGGATGCAAAGAATATATCGGAGGTTCAAATTTTAAGTAATTTTGAAGACAATCCTGTTTTAAAAAGTTTTCAAGAATCGGATAAAGTAGCGATAAACTTAACCCTAAATGAGGACAAGAAAAATGTATGGTTCGGAAATGCAAGTATTGGCGTTGGAAGTGATGAACGATACAGCGGTTCAATCAATGTAGGGTTATTAAAGAAGAAGATTAAGTTTTTTAATCTGACAAATTTTAATAACACTAGAAATTTAGCAGTTTCTCAAGTAAAAAATAGTGGTGGACTAAATATTTTAGACTCGGAAGCCGAAAAAAAATTTGAAAAGGAAAGTAACACAATAGTAGATATTAATAATGTAGTAGACCCAAACTTTTCCGATAATGAAGATGTATTTAACAATTCATTTTTGAATTCTCTTGCCTTAGTTACCAATCTTTCCGAAAGGACTAAATTAAGAAGCTTAAACTATTATGTCTTAGATAAAATCAGTAAGCAAAATACAAACATAGTCCAGTACTTTGCTACTCCTGAGACAGTAGAATTTTCAGAGGAAAAGAAGATTACTACTAAAGACATCTTTTTAGCGACGGAACTAGAAATAAAACATTTTAGTAAAGATAATACTTATTTCAAGTATGACTTTTCTTTTGAAAATAATCCGACAATAACCAACGGAAATGTATTAACCAATAATAATATGATTTTTCAAGTTCAAGATGATGAAAAATATAATTTCTTCAACCACTTGAATATTACTAAATCACTAAAGGAAAACAAGTTACTATCTGTATATGCATATTATGGTGTAAATCATACAACACAAAATTATACTGTACAGCCAAACGTTTTTAACGAACAATTGGGGGGAAATCCGCCACGCCTAACACGTATAAAACAAAACACAAATTCACCACTTAGATACACAGGGCTATCAGCAGAAATCATTTCCAAATACAAAAGGTCAGAATTAGGTTTTGAACTCTCCGGGGGTCTTGAAAATGATGAAATCAAATCTTCATTTATACTAGACAATCAATTACCTGTAGATTCCCTATCAAACAATACTAACTTTAGAACAGCAACTTTAAGCGTTAGCGGCAGTTATACATACTACTTTTCGCAAAAATTGAAATTAAAATCATCTGTTAATATTGCTCAAAATTACCTTACTCTAAATGATGACAAGAGTCAATTATTTTTTTTTAACCCTCAAATCGGTTTGGCCTATAAGAAAGATGAAATAGGTTCTTTTGGTCTAAATTATAGGATTACAAATAACCAACCTCCTATTCAGTATCTGAATGAAAATTTTATTCTGAAAAACTATAGAACTTTTACTAAAGGGTTGAGTGATATTATCCCGACTAAAAATCAAAGTCTAAACTTAAGGTATACTTATAAAAGTTTTGAGAAATTATTTTTAATAAATTCTTTTTTCTCTTACAGTTTTTCAAATGTCAACTATGGTTTTGAAAGTATTGTCGATAAGACCTCAAGTTTCAATACATATAAAATTCTAGAAGGTGGCGATATGTTCAATTCAAATTTAGGTATCAACAGTTATTTGAAAAGTTTGCCACTGTCGTTCAGATTAAACATCTTTCAATCCTGGAGCACTAACTTTGTAGACGTTAACAATAGTCTGGGAATTGTAAAAAATTATAATTCTAATTATAGATTACAAGGGACGACCTATTTAAACATTCCTTTAAACTTTAAATTTCACCTACAATTTAATTATTCAACAGGAGAGTTTGATAATCAGAAAACTTCAAACGATTACATAGAAGCCTCATTAAATCCAATTTTGGAATTATCGGATAAGTGGGTTATAGAAATAAGAAATGATTTTTACTCGATAAATAATAATAATTTTTTATTTACAAATGCAGAAATAAATTTTAATCCAATTAAAAGTAAATGGTCTTACCAATTGATTGGCAGTAATTTATCAAATATTCAAGAATTTTCAAATGTTTATATATCCGAGTTTCAGAGTAGTAAATCTAGCTTCAGAATCGTGCCGCGATATTTTATATTGAATGCGAAATATAGATTTTAA
- a CDS encoding vitamin K epoxide reductase family protein, with translation MSNLLDSMRIILRLLKIEKTNSYLKDTLFSHPNYPSLLSISDTLGKYRINTLAVRIGEEKLQEIPLPCFVQVVDQGTTLLYILTKINLNEVVLIKESNLITKSSKMDFQKKWTGICLLVEKTKNSKEPDIEKKLARKKSITVLSSSITTVLVTLSILSMSQSWNMDKFLVSNLGYLILKVTGLITTILLLWYEVDKYNPALQSFCSSNKKMNCERVLGSKHAFLFNGTISVSVIAFGYFFSSIVLLLLKNFSNSSLNILCILTISALPVIAYSIYMQFLVIREWCKFCMILLTVLFFENVLVYLTGIEINNINIHDILIFILFFLTPILTWILLKTVFEKGRETNMLRRNLKKFRTNKKVFENLLYDSKKLSTNPDGLGIYMKNANPKYKVLKICNPYCSPCANAHPILEKLHDNGIIDLQILFTAKADQNDKKYKPVSHLLAINETDPKNISRALDDWYSAKRKDYNAFAKKYKINGELLQQNDKVRKMKDWCEAEQIIHTPTIFINGYKLSNEYSVGDLSVLLK, from the coding sequence ATGAGCAACCTTTTAGATTCTATGCGAATAATTTTGAGGTTGTTAAAGATTGAAAAAACAAATTCTTATTTGAAGGATACCCTTTTTTCTCATCCGAATTATCCAAGTCTCTTATCTATATCTGATACATTAGGAAAGTACAGGATAAACACCCTTGCAGTTAGAATAGGTGAAGAAAAATTACAAGAAATTCCTCTCCCGTGCTTTGTTCAAGTAGTTGATCAAGGCACTACTCTTTTATATATTTTAACCAAAATTAACTTAAATGAGGTAGTCCTAATTAAAGAATCCAATTTGATTACCAAATCCTCTAAGATGGATTTCCAAAAAAAATGGACAGGTATCTGTCTTCTCGTTGAGAAAACTAAAAATTCTAAAGAACCAGATATTGAGAAAAAGTTAGCCAGAAAAAAAAGTATTACAGTTTTATCATCTAGCATAACTACAGTACTAGTTACCTTGTCAATTTTAAGCATGTCGCAATCTTGGAATATGGACAAGTTCTTAGTTTCCAATTTAGGTTATCTTATTTTAAAAGTTACCGGTCTAATTACCACGATTTTATTATTATGGTATGAAGTGGATAAATATAACCCTGCTCTCCAAAGTTTTTGTTCGTCAAACAAAAAGATGAACTGTGAAAGGGTATTGGGCTCTAAACATGCCTTTCTTTTCAACGGTACTATTAGTGTGAGCGTAATAGCATTTGGATATTTTTTTTCTTCTATTGTATTATTGCTATTAAAAAATTTTTCCAATAGCTCACTAAATATTTTATGTATTCTCACAATTAGCGCCTTGCCTGTTATTGCTTATTCAATATATATGCAATTTTTAGTGATTCGGGAATGGTGTAAATTTTGCATGATACTTTTGACGGTTTTGTTTTTCGAAAATGTTCTTGTCTATCTAACTGGAATTGAAATAAATAACATCAACATCCATGATATTTTAATATTTATTCTTTTCTTTTTGACACCAATATTGACATGGATTCTACTTAAGACAGTTTTTGAAAAAGGGAGAGAAACAAACATGCTAAGGCGAAATTTGAAGAAATTTAGAACTAACAAGAAAGTCTTTGAAAACCTCCTTTATGATTCTAAGAAATTAAGCACAAATCCTGATGGCTTAGGAATTTATATGAAAAACGCAAATCCCAAATACAAAGTATTGAAAATATGTAACCCCTACTGCAGTCCTTGTGCCAACGCGCATCCAATATTAGAAAAATTACATGATAATGGAATTATAGATTTACAAATTCTATTTACTGCCAAAGCAGACCAAAATGATAAAAAGTACAAACCGGTGAGCCATTTATTGGCGATAAATGAAACTGATCCTAAAAATATTAGCCGAGCGTTAGATGATTGGTATTCGGCTAAAAGGAAAGATTATAATGCATTTGCAAAAAAATACAAGATTAATGGGGAACTATTACAGCAAAATGATAAAGTCCGGAAAATGAAAGATTGGTGCGAAGCGGAGCAAATTATTCATACCCCCACTATTTTTATAAATGGATATAAATTATCCAATGAATATAGTGTGGGAGATCTAAGCGTGCTTTTAAAATAA
- a CDS encoding GLPGLI family protein, which translates to MKIIIWIILIAGQINSYSQQEFKGIVNYGHKKSLGMGTPIGIDYNAQLVFNAFLATYTYNKDDLEGGHVNEMKSIRKNEKQAFIVGKKTTEIGLAYHMDRDTDLFKNRDIGYFYVKDSIPKMKWEIHDDTKKIGDFQCSKATTNFRGRDYTAWFSTDIPLPYGPWKLHGLPGLILEAYDTHKEIFFYFKSIEYPTSQDIDIFIPEPESEGKDWISSEKFKSEMIKRYEKAIISGRMFSEQSSAPTKSKKKMPMKNLFIEVFD; encoded by the coding sequence ATGAAAATCATAATATGGATTATTCTGATTGCAGGTCAAATTAACAGTTATTCACAACAAGAATTTAAGGGCATTGTTAATTACGGTCATAAAAAAAGTTTGGGTATGGGAACTCCTATCGGAATTGACTATAATGCGCAACTTGTTTTTAACGCTTTTTTAGCAACCTATACATACAATAAAGATGACTTGGAAGGAGGCCATGTAAACGAAATGAAAAGTATTAGAAAAAACGAGAAACAGGCGTTTATAGTTGGAAAAAAAACAACCGAAATTGGTCTTGCTTATCATATGGATAGGGATACCGACTTATTTAAGAATAGAGATATTGGCTATTTTTACGTTAAAGATTCAATCCCAAAAATGAAATGGGAAATACATGATGATACTAAGAAAATTGGGGATTTTCAATGTTCGAAAGCAACTACAAATTTCAGAGGAAGAGATTATACAGCTTGGTTTAGCACAGACATTCCCTTACCCTATGGACCATGGAAACTGCATGGTCTACCTGGTTTAATTTTAGAAGCTTATGATACACATAAAGAAATCTTTTTTTATTTCAAATCAATTGAATATCCTACAAGTCAGGATATTGACATATTTATACCCGAACCCGAAAGTGAAGGAAAAGATTGGATTTCATCAGAAAAATTTAAATCAGAAATGATAAAGAGATATGAAAAGGCCATTATTAGCGGAAGAATGTTTTCAGAACAATCTTCGGCACCCACAAAGTCAAAGAAAAAAATGCCTATGAAAAACCTATTTATTGAAGTTTTTGATTAA
- a CDS encoding TIGR04149 family rSAM-modified RiPP: MKSLSSLNFEANEVLQRSQMKTVFGGAVCSSGSSEVGFACADGTSGGSYTICNEHYDAFVEMAEDFCG; the protein is encoded by the coding sequence ATGAAAAGTTTGTCAAGTCTAAATTTTGAGGCGAATGAAGTGCTTCAAAGAAGTCAAATGAAAACTGTTTTTGGCGGTGCAGTTTGTTCTAGTGGCAGTTCGGAAGTGGGATTTGCATGCGCTGATGGAACTTCTGGTGGTTCGTATACCATCTGTAATGAACATTATGATGCGTTTGTAGAAATGGCAGAAGACTTTTGCGGTTAG
- a CDS encoding ABC transporter substrate-binding protein has protein sequence MENLKIALDWTANTNHTGFFVAKDKGYYENLGIKVEIMTPDTDDYSSTPAKKVELGQADMALCPFESVVSYRTKASPFDAIALATLFREDISAIATLDEGGIQSPKDLDGKTYASYQARYEDEIVRQMIRNDGGNGNFEIVYPKKLGIWETIVHKKYDATWIFTNWEGVQAKNEGIELKLFKMADYGIPYGYSPILLASETMVRKNKETYKKFLEATKKGFLFAQKHPEAAVACITSFVSEQDSNIDLLESQRFTSSFYGNAANWGHFDKDKVQTYINWLHESGLETQKLSVDALLFRGLI, from the coding sequence ATGGAAAATTTAAAAATCGCATTGGATTGGACGGCAAACACCAACCATACTGGCTTTTTCGTTGCCAAGGACAAAGGCTATTACGAAAATTTGGGGATAAAGGTAGAAATCATGACTCCGGATACCGATGATTACAGCAGTACCCCTGCGAAAAAAGTAGAATTGGGCCAGGCAGATATGGCGCTGTGCCCTTTCGAAAGTGTCGTAAGTTACCGCACCAAAGCCAGTCCCTTTGATGCAATTGCTTTGGCAACCCTTTTTAGGGAAGATATCAGTGCAATTGCGACTTTGGATGAGGGAGGAATACAATCCCCAAAGGATTTGGATGGCAAAACGTACGCTTCCTATCAAGCCCGATATGAAGACGAAATCGTTCGGCAAATGATTCGAAATGATGGCGGAAACGGGAATTTTGAAATCGTCTACCCAAAGAAATTGGGAATATGGGAAACCATAGTCCATAAAAAATACGATGCTACATGGATTTTTACGAACTGGGAAGGGGTACAGGCGAAAAATGAGGGAATTGAATTGAAATTATTCAAAATGGCCGATTACGGTATACCATACGGATATTCCCCCATTTTGTTGGCGTCTGAAACTATGGTAAGGAAGAATAAAGAGACGTACAAAAAGTTCCTCGAGGCCACAAAAAAAGGATTTCTCTTTGCTCAAAAGCATCCGGAAGCTGCTGTTGCCTGCATCACATCGTTTGTTTCCGAACAGGATAGCAATATCGATTTGTTGGAAAGCCAACGGTTTACTTCGTCGTTTTATGGGAATGCCGCGAATTGGGGACACTTTGACAAGGATAAAGTGCAGACCTATATAAATTGGTTGCATGAGAGCGGATTGGAAACCCAAAAACTGTCTGTCGACGCGCTACTTTTTAGGGGATTGATTTAA